The genomic segment AGTCTCGCGCGGAAAGCGGACATTTGCGCATTACCGCACCGCAAGATAATTCACGGAGGATAGCATGAAAAGGGCGATAATTTCTCTTTCGGCGGTGGCGGCCATGTGCTGCGCCGCGCGCGCCATGGACAAGCCGGACTGGGTGGACGGGCAGAGCCTGGAATACCCGCGCGCCAGGTACGTAACCGGCGTAGGTTCCGCAGACGACCGCGCCTCCGCCGAGGATCGCGCCCGCGCGGAAATAGCGCGCGTGTTTTCCACATCCGTAACCGCGACCAGCACCATAAGCGAGAGCGAAAGCAAGTCCTCCTCCGCGGGAGCGTCATTTTCCCAGCAGGTGGGCGAGACGGTGCAGACCGCCTCCAAAAAAATGCTGGAAGGCGCCGAGATTGCGGAGGTCTGGCAGGACAACCAGACAAAACGCTATTACGCGCTGGCCACTCTGGAAAAGGCGAAGGCCGCCGCCATCGCCTCGGCCAAGCTGGCGGACCTGGACGCCCAGATAAAAACATGGCGAGATTCCTACGAGCAGGCAAAGGACCGCCCGGTAAAGATAAAATCCGCGCTGAAGCTGTCGGCTCTGTTTGGGGCGCGGGCGGATATCGTCTCCGAACTGCGGGTGCTGGACGCCGCGCCCGCGGCGCAGGATGACGCGCAGTTCGCCGCCAAGGTTTCGCAGACAATTTCCGGCATAACAATCGCCGTTTCCGCCAAAGGCGAAAACGGAAAACAGGTGGAGACCGGCATCATCGGCGCGCTGACAGGCATGGGCTTTGCCGTGCGCAAGCCCGGCGGCGACAGCAAGGACGCCGACATAATCGCCGAGGCCGACGTCTCTTCGGAGACTTTGGCCGCGGCGGACTCCGACGGCTGGAAATGGGCGCGCGGCACGGCCACCGTCGCGCTCAAAGACGCCGCGACAGGCAAGGTGTTTGCGCAATTTGAGGCGTCGGAAAGGCAGGCATCCTCCGCGCAGGAGGAAGCGGCGCGGCGCAGCCTGGCCGCCGCCTCCAGGTCCGCCGCCGAGAAAACTGCTTCCGCTGTAAAGTCTTACTTTGAGAACCAATGAAACTGGCTGCCATTCTGCTGCTGTTGTGCCGGCCCTGTGCCGCCGTGGAGCTGCCGGCGGACGCGCGGGCGCGCGCGCGCGCGGTTTGCGACATGGCGGCGGAGTTTCTTCAGCGCATAAAGACGCAGGCGATAGGCGAAAGCTCCGTGGCGGCGGTGCGCAGCGCGAACCCGGACAGAAAGCAGGCCCGCGCCGAGGACGAATTGTCCCAGGCTGCCTCGCTGCTGCGGGACAGGACGCTTTACGGCGCGGCGGACCGCCGCGACGAGGCCCTGCTGCGGGCGGCATACCGCGCGCTGGCCGTAACATACATGGCCCGCGCCGTGCCCTCCGCCGACAGGCAGCTGCAGGACGAGATAACCGATAAGCTGCGCGGCTGGTCGCTCTTTTACAGCAGGGACGGGATGCCGGATAAATTGTCCGGTTGCATTATGTCTTCCAGCAGAAGGCTGTCCCCGCAGGCGCTGATGCAGGCCGGCTGGCGGGATTATGCCAGGGACATCGCCCTGCGCGCCAAAGGCGCCCCCGGCATGCCGGGCGGCGCGCGCGCAAGCGGCGATACCGCCTCGCTGGATGAGGCGCTTGCCTCGCTGCTTCGCGTATGCGAAACCTCAACCGGCGCGGACGCGGACAGGGCGCAATGCCTTTATCTGACAGCTCTCGCATACGAGGCGCTTTCCATGGCGGACTATTCGGCCAGGCCGGAGGAACCGGCGGTTTCATCCGCGCCGGCGGCGGGGGAGCCGCAGCCAGCCTCCACGGCAACGTTTGCCGCGGCGCCGCCGCAGGCCGCGGAAACGTCCGGGCCGCAGCGGTACTCCCCGGATTTTGACCCTAAAACCGTTTACCGCAAGGATTCGCCGTCCGTGGTTGCGATAATATGCTACGGCGACAACGGCTACGGAGATATCGGCAGCGGCAGTCTCATAGACGCATCGGGCCTGGTGCTTACAAACGCGCATGTGGTGATACAGGATTCCACCGGCAAGCCGTACCCGCGCATAGAGGCGTATTTCAAGCCGCTCACCATGACCGGCGACCGCGCCAGGGATCTTGCAAATCCCGCAAAAGTTGCAGTGCTTAACTGGGACGCCGCGCTGGATTTGGCGCTTGTCCGCGTTGACGGAGCGCCCTCCCGCGCGCGGCCGCTGGCGCTTGGCGATTCTAGCGCGGTATCCGTGGGCGACCGCGTGGCGGCCATAGGCCACCCGGAGCAGGGCGGATTCTGGACGCTCACCACCGGAGTGGTAAGCGCGGTGGTTTCCGGCATAGGCGGCGCGGCGGGAAAAGACGTTTTTCAGACCGACGCCAGCATAAACCGCGGCAATTCCGGCGGGCCGCTGCTGGACGCGGCGGGAAATATAATAGGCGTCAACACCCTTATGGCCCGCCGCGCAAGCGACGGAATGGCTATAACAGCGGTCAATTTCGCCATCAAGTCCGAGGTGGCGCGCAAATGGCTGGAGCAGAACGGCGTCAAAACCTCTTTCGCCGCGCAGACGGCGGCGTCAAACATCAGGACGACGGCGACCGAGAGCGCCGCCGCGCCGCTGACCGAAAGCAAACCCTATGACATTGACGATATGCTTGACGAGCGCGCCAAAGCCATGAAAGACATGGAAAACCTGGAGCGCGAAATGCGCGGCGAAATAGACAGGCGCGCGGGGAAGAACTGATATGGGCCAGGCGGGACTTTTATTCAATCCTCAGTCGCGGGTGCAGTCCAAGCAGCATTCCAGCGTTTCCTCGGAAGACATAACGGCGTTCTTTGAGCATATGTCCACGTTGCTTAATTCCGGCGTGCCGCTGCTGCGCGCCATAACCCTCGCCTCCGAGCAGGCGGAAAGCTCCACCTTCCAGAAAGCGCTGCGGGATATCGGCAAAAAAATCTCCGGCGGGTCTTCGTTTTACGAATCCGCTGCGATCTACCCAAAATACTTTCCCAACCAGGCCATACAGCTCATCCGCACCGGCGAGCAGAGCGGCCAGCTGGCCCCGCTGCTGACCAAGCTAAGCGAGGATTTCAAGAAACGCGCGGCCATAGGCAACAAAGTCAAGTCCGCGCTGATTTACCCGGCCATCATGCTTTGCGTGGCCGTGGGGGCCATCTTCATAATGCTTTGGAAAGTTATCCCGAACTTCGCGCAATTTTTCCAGGATTTCGGAAAAAAGCTGCCGCCTGTAACTCAATTCGTGCTGGACGCCTCCAACTTCGTGCAGGGAAACTGGTATTACATGATAGGCGGCGCGGGAGTCGCGTTTTTCTCGTTCCGGGCTTTTGCCGCGACGGAGTTCGGCGCGCGGCAGGTTTACGCGTTTGCGATGTCAATGCCGATACTGGGGGAGCTGGTGGTGCAGTCCGCCATGGAAAGCTTCTCAAGCAATATGTCGCTGCTTATGAAAAGCGGAATGCCCATGCTGGAGGCCATAGCCTCCACTCAGGAGACGATGAGCGCCAATCCCCTCTACCGCGACGCGCTCAAATTCGTGCACCAG from the Elusimicrobiales bacterium genome contains:
- a CDS encoding serine protease gives rise to the protein MKLAAILLLLCRPCAAVELPADARARARAVCDMAAEFLQRIKTQAIGESSVAAVRSANPDRKQARAEDELSQAASLLRDRTLYGAADRRDEALLRAAYRALAVTYMARAVPSADRQLQDEITDKLRGWSLFYSRDGMPDKLSGCIMSSSRRLSPQALMQAGWRDYARDIALRAKGAPGMPGGARASGDTASLDEALASLLRVCETSTGADADRAQCLYLTALAYEALSMADYSARPEEPAVSSAPAAGEPQPASTATFAAAPPQAAETSGPQRYSPDFDPKTVYRKDSPSVVAIICYGDNGYGDIGSGSLIDASGLVLTNAHVVIQDSTGKPYPRIEAYFKPLTMTGDRARDLANPAKVAVLNWDAALDLALVRVDGAPSRARPLALGDSSAVSVGDRVAAIGHPEQGGFWTLTTGVVSAVVSGIGGAAGKDVFQTDASINRGNSGGPLLDAAGNIIGVNTLMARRASDGMAITAVNFAIKSEVARKWLEQNGVKTSFAAQTAASNIRTTATESAAAPLTESKPYDIDDMLDERAKAMKDMENLEREMRGEIDRRAGKN
- a CDS encoding type II secretion system F family protein; the encoded protein is MGQAGLLFNPQSRVQSKQHSSVSSEDITAFFEHMSTLLNSGVPLLRAITLASEQAESSTFQKALRDIGKKISGGSSFYESAAIYPKYFPNQAIQLIRTGEQSGQLAPLLTKLSEDFKKRAAIGNKVKSALIYPAIMLCVAVGAIFIMLWKVIPNFAQFFQDFGKKLPPVTQFVLDASNFVQGNWYYMIGGAGVAFFSFRAFAATEFGARQVYAFAMSMPILGELVVQSAMESFSSNMSLLMKSGMPMLEAIASTQETMSANPLYRDALKFVHQRVSTGSDLGGSLHATGFFTNLAVGMVKMGEESGKLSDVLEVLAIYYADKVETLTMRLTGLMEPVIVIGMGVVVAGMLASVYLPMFQLSGG
- a CDS encoding LPP20 family lipoprotein; translated protein: MKRAIISLSAVAAMCCAARAMDKPDWVDGQSLEYPRARYVTGVGSADDRASAEDRARAEIARVFSTSVTATSTISESESKSSSAGASFSQQVGETVQTASKKMLEGAEIAEVWQDNQTKRYYALATLEKAKAAAIASAKLADLDAQIKTWRDSYEQAKDRPVKIKSALKLSALFGARADIVSELRVLDAAPAAQDDAQFAAKVSQTISGITIAVSAKGENGKQVETGIIGALTGMGFAVRKPGGDSKDADIIAEADVSSETLAAADSDGWKWARGTATVALKDAATGKVFAQFEASERQASSAQEEAARRSLAAASRSAAEKTASAVKSYFENQ